In Callospermophilus lateralis isolate mCalLat2 chromosome 18, mCalLat2.hap1, whole genome shotgun sequence, one DNA window encodes the following:
- the Ccne1 gene encoding G1/S-specific cyclin-E1 isoform X2 produces the protein MPRERKERDGNERDPMKEEGGTDFSVRSRKRKANVAVDPDEEIAKIDKTVRDQCGSQPWDNNTVCANPCSLIPTPDKEEDELVYTNSTFGPQRSTPSRASPLPLLNWANREEVWKIMLNKEKMYLRDEHFLQRHPLLQPKMRAILLDWLMEVCEVYKLHRETFYLAQDFFDRYMATQENIVKTLLQLIGISALFIAAKLEEIYPPKLHQFAYVTDGACSGDEILTMELVIMKALKWRLSPLTIVSWLNVYMQVAYLNDVYEVLLPQYPQQIFIQIAELLDLCVLDVGCLEFPYGVLAASALYHFSSSELMQKVSGYQWCDIEKCVKWMVPFAMIIRETGSSKLKHFRGVPAEDAHNIQTHVNSLDLLDKAQAKKAILSEQNRISPPPSGVLTPPQSSKKQSSEQETV, from the exons ATGCCAAGGGAAAGGAAGGAGAG AGATGGGAACGAACGGGACCCTATGAAAGAAGAAGGTGGCACTGACTTCTCTGTTCGCTCCAGGAAAAGGAAGGCAAATGTGGCCGTT GATCCAGATGAAGAAATTGCCAAAATTGACAAGACTGTGAGAGACCAGTGTGGCAGTCAG CCTTGGGACAATAATACAGTATGTGCAAATCCCTGCTCCTTGATCCCCACACCTGACAAAGAGGAGGATGAGCTGGTATATACAAATTCTACATTTGGGCCTCAGAGATCTACACCATCCAGAGCCTCACCACTTCCTTTACTGAA cTGGGCAAATAGAGAGGAGGTTTGGAAAATCATGCTAAACAAGGAAAAGATGTACTTAAGGGATGAGCACTTTTTGCAGCGACACCCTCTTCTGCAGCCTAAAATGCGAGCAATTCTTCTGGATTGGTTAATGGAG gtgtgtgaagtcTATAAACTTCACAGGGAGACGTTTTACTTGGCACAAGATTTCTTTGATCGGTATATGGCAACGCAagaaaatattgtaaaaacacTTTTACAGCTTATTGGGATTTCAGCTTTATTTATTGCTGCCAAACTTGAG GAAATCTATCCTCcaaagttgcaccaatttgcttaTGTTACAGATGGTGCTTGTTCAGGAGATGAAATTCTTACTATGGAATTAGTGATAATGAAG GCCCTTAAGTGGCGTTTAAGTCCCTTGACCATTGTGTCCTGGCTGAATGTATACATGCAGGTTGCATATCTAAATGACGTATATGAAGTGCTATTGCCGCAGTATCCCCAGCAAATCTTTATACAGATTGCAGAG CTTTTAGATCTCTGTGTCCTTGATGTTGGCTGCTTAGAATTTCCCTACGGTGTACTTGCTGCTTCTGCCTTGTATCATTTCTCTTCATCTGAATTGATGCAAAAGGTTTCAG GGTACCAATGGTGTGATATAGAGAAGTGTGTCAAGTGGATGGTTCCATTTGCCATGATTATAAGAGAGACAGGAAGTTCCAAACTAAAGCACTTCAGGGGGGTTCCTGCTGAAGATGCCCATAACATACAGACCCACGTCAACAGCTTGGATTTGCTG GACAAAGCCCAAGCAAAGAAAGCCATATTGTCCGAACAAAACAGGATTTCTCCTCCCCCCTCGGGGGTCCTCACCCCACCACAGAGCAGTAAGAAGCAGAGCAGTGAGCAGGAAACAGTGTGA
- the Ccne1 gene encoding G1/S-specific cyclin-E1 isoform X1, which yields MPRERKERDGNERDPMKEEGGTDFSVRSRKRKANVAVFLQDPDEEIAKIDKTVRDQCGSQPWDNNTVCANPCSLIPTPDKEEDELVYTNSTFGPQRSTPSRASPLPLLNWANREEVWKIMLNKEKMYLRDEHFLQRHPLLQPKMRAILLDWLMEVCEVYKLHRETFYLAQDFFDRYMATQENIVKTLLQLIGISALFIAAKLEEIYPPKLHQFAYVTDGACSGDEILTMELVIMKALKWRLSPLTIVSWLNVYMQVAYLNDVYEVLLPQYPQQIFIQIAELLDLCVLDVGCLEFPYGVLAASALYHFSSSELMQKVSGYQWCDIEKCVKWMVPFAMIIRETGSSKLKHFRGVPAEDAHNIQTHVNSLDLLDKAQAKKAILSEQNRISPPPSGVLTPPQSSKKQSSEQETV from the exons ATGCCAAGGGAAAGGAAGGAGAG AGATGGGAACGAACGGGACCCTATGAAAGAAGAAGGTGGCACTGACTTCTCTGTTCGCTCCAGGAAAAGGAAGGCAAATGTGGCCGTT TTTTTGCAGGATCCAGATGAAGAAATTGCCAAAATTGACAAGACTGTGAGAGACCAGTGTGGCAGTCAG CCTTGGGACAATAATACAGTATGTGCAAATCCCTGCTCCTTGATCCCCACACCTGACAAAGAGGAGGATGAGCTGGTATATACAAATTCTACATTTGGGCCTCAGAGATCTACACCATCCAGAGCCTCACCACTTCCTTTACTGAA cTGGGCAAATAGAGAGGAGGTTTGGAAAATCATGCTAAACAAGGAAAAGATGTACTTAAGGGATGAGCACTTTTTGCAGCGACACCCTCTTCTGCAGCCTAAAATGCGAGCAATTCTTCTGGATTGGTTAATGGAG gtgtgtgaagtcTATAAACTTCACAGGGAGACGTTTTACTTGGCACAAGATTTCTTTGATCGGTATATGGCAACGCAagaaaatattgtaaaaacacTTTTACAGCTTATTGGGATTTCAGCTTTATTTATTGCTGCCAAACTTGAG GAAATCTATCCTCcaaagttgcaccaatttgcttaTGTTACAGATGGTGCTTGTTCAGGAGATGAAATTCTTACTATGGAATTAGTGATAATGAAG GCCCTTAAGTGGCGTTTAAGTCCCTTGACCATTGTGTCCTGGCTGAATGTATACATGCAGGTTGCATATCTAAATGACGTATATGAAGTGCTATTGCCGCAGTATCCCCAGCAAATCTTTATACAGATTGCAGAG CTTTTAGATCTCTGTGTCCTTGATGTTGGCTGCTTAGAATTTCCCTACGGTGTACTTGCTGCTTCTGCCTTGTATCATTTCTCTTCATCTGAATTGATGCAAAAGGTTTCAG GGTACCAATGGTGTGATATAGAGAAGTGTGTCAAGTGGATGGTTCCATTTGCCATGATTATAAGAGAGACAGGAAGTTCCAAACTAAAGCACTTCAGGGGGGTTCCTGCTGAAGATGCCCATAACATACAGACCCACGTCAACAGCTTGGATTTGCTG GACAAAGCCCAAGCAAAGAAAGCCATATTGTCCGAACAAAACAGGATTTCTCCTCCCCCCTCGGGGGTCCTCACCCCACCACAGAGCAGTAAGAAGCAGAGCAGTGAGCAGGAAACAGTGTGA